A single genomic interval of Mesoplodon densirostris isolate mMesDen1 chromosome 8, mMesDen1 primary haplotype, whole genome shotgun sequence harbors:
- the DLX2 gene encoding homeobox protein DLX-2 yields MTGVFDSLVADMHSTQITASSTYHQQQQPPSGGGAGPGGSNGSSLHKPQESPTLPVSTATDSSYYTNQQHPAGSGGGGGAGGSPYAHMGSYQYHASGLSNVPYSAKSGYDLGYTAAYTSYAPYGTSSSPANNEPEKEDLEPEIRIVNGKPKKVRKPRTIYSSFQLAALQRRFQKTQYLALPERAELAASLGLTQTQVKIWFQNRRSKFKKMWKSGEIPSEQHPGASASPPCASPPASAPTSWDFGAPQRMGGGGGPGSGGSGAGSSGSSPSSAASAFLGNYPWYHQASGSASHLQAAAPLLHPAQTPQPHHHHHQHHHGGGGAPVSAGTIF; encoded by the exons ATGACTGGAGTCTTTGACAGTCTGGTGGCTGATATGCACTCGACCCAGATCACGGCCTCCAGCACGTACCACCAGCAACAGCAGCCCCCGAGCGGCGGCGGCGCTGGCCCCGGCGGCAGCAACGGCAGCAGCCTCCACAAGCCTCAGGAGTCGCCCACACTCCCGGTGTCCACAGCTACCGACAGCAGCTACTACACCAACCAGCAACACCCGgcgggcagcggcggcggcggcggcgctgggGGCTCGCCCTACGCGCACATGGGTTCCTACCAGTACCACGCCAGCGGCCTCAGCAACGTCCCTTATTCAGCCAAGAGCGGCTACGACCTGGGCTACACCGCCGCCTACACCTCCTACGCGCCCTACGGGACCAGTTCTTCCCCAGCCAACAACGAACCTG AGAAAGAGGACCTCGAGCCTGAAATCCGGATAGTAAACGGGAAGCCAAAGAAAGTCCGGAAACCCCGAACCATCTACTCCAGTTTCCAGCTGGCGGCTCTTCAGCGGCGTTTCCAAAAGACTCAGTACCTGGCACTGCCCGAGCGAGCTGAGCTGGCGGCGTCTCTGGGCCTCACCCAGACTCAG GTCAAAATCTGGTTCCAGAACCGCCGATCCAAGTTCAAGAAAATGTGGAAGAGCGGTGAGATCCCTTCGGAGCAGCACCCGGGGGCCAGCGCCTCGCCACCTTGTGCTTCGCCGCCGGCCTCGGCGCCGACCTCCTGGGACTTCGGCGCGCCGCAGCGGatggggggcggcggcggcccgggcagcggcggcagcggcgcgGGCAGCTCCGGCTCCAGCCCGAGCAGCGCCGCCTCGGCTTTCCTGGGCAACTACCCGTGGTACCACCAGGCCTCGGGCTCCGCTTCGCACCTGCAGGCCGCTGCGCCGCTGCTGCACCCGGCGCAGACCCCGCAGccgcaccaccaccaccaccagcaccaccacggCGGCGGGGGCGCCCCGGTGAGCGCCGGGACGATTTTCTAA